In Desulfonatronospira thiodismutans ASO3-1, the sequence CTCCTGCGGTCATTGTGGGCGCTGAGCGTCCAGGGAATGTTCCCACGCAGAGCGTGGGAACAATAAGACAAATAAAACACTTATATCGTGACAGATCCTTACTGTCCTTTACGGCGTGGAAGTCACGGTGAGTCGATAATTTTCATGGAGGCTTGTCATGTCCCTGATTGCCCTGCTTACTGATTTCGGCATAGAGGACCCTTATGTGGGACAGATGAAAGGGGTGGTCTACAGTCGTTGCCCCGGGGCGGATATTGTGGATCTGACCCACGGAGTGCAGGCCTTTAATATCCACCAGGGAGGCTTTCTGCTGGCATGCTCCCTGGATTTTTTTCCACCGGGCACAGTATTTATAGCCGTGATTGATCCCGGGGTGGGATCTGATCGCGGCATAGTCCTGGCTGAAACCCGGACCTGCTGGATACTGGCTCCGGACAACGGACTTCTGTCCCAGGCCCTGGATGCCGGGCTTTTAAAGACATGCCGGAGGTTTCTGGGCAATCCTCCCTCATCCACCACATTTCACGGCCGGGATATATTTGCACCTCTGGGGGCGGATCTGGCTGAAAAGCAAAAGGTACCCGCGGATTTTGAAGCTTTTGATCCCCAGGAACTGGTCAGGCTTTACCTGCCTGAGCCGGCTGCGTGCAGTACCGGGGTTAAATGCGTGGTCCTGCACCGGGACCACTACGGCAACCTGGTGCTCAACCTGGACATAGATCCCTGGGCGGGCAGGCTGCAGGGGGCGAGGATGCGTATCGGCGGTTATGAAATGGTTCTGGTTGCATATTACGCTGCCATCCCCGAAGGGTGCCTGGGCCTGGTCACCGGAAGCCAGGGCAAACTTGAGATCGCGGCCAGGGAATACAGCGCTGCCCGGCTGCTGGGGCTCGCCCCCGGAGATGAGGCTTTGTTTTCGTTTATGGATTGAGAATTGAGGTATTCAGGGATTGGGGGATTAAGGGATTGGGGGATTGGGGATTGGGGGGCGACTGGGCGACTTTAGCGATGTAAGCTAACGCAGCGACTTGGCCAGGGGCGCGACAGTGTGCACAGTCTCGATGTCAACTGCTGTGTATTTTACAG encodes:
- a CDS encoding SAM hydrolase/SAM-dependent halogenase family protein — translated: MSLIALLTDFGIEDPYVGQMKGVVYSRCPGADIVDLTHGVQAFNIHQGGFLLACSLDFFPPGTVFIAVIDPGVGSDRGIVLAETRTCWILAPDNGLLSQALDAGLLKTCRRFLGNPPSSTTFHGRDIFAPLGADLAEKQKVPADFEAFDPQELVRLYLPEPAACSTGVKCVVLHRDHYGNLVLNLDIDPWAGRLQGARMRIGGYEMVLVAYYAAIPEGCLGLVTGSQGKLEIAAREYSAARLLGLAPGDEALFSFMD